The Terriglobales bacterium genome has a window encoding:
- a CDS encoding 2-oxoacid:ferredoxin oxidoreductase subunit beta gives MATTPTSTPAPKTNRLGLQVIDYRGGKTTLCAGCGHNAISERVIDAMYEMGVQPERVLKLSGIGCSSKTPAYFISRAHSFNSLHGRMPSVATGAVLANRSMLSIGVSGDGDTASIGMGQFIHLMRRNLPIIYIIEDNGVYGLTKGQFSATADLGSKQKSGVINDLPAIDTCALAIQMGATFVGRSFSGDKKQLLTMLKAAIAHRGTVMLDVISPCVTFNDHEGSTKSYKYVQEHEEAISEAGFVPHFEDIAVDYDPGSTFDVQMHDGSHLRLRKLHEDYDPTNKTNAVKNLMEAHEKGEVLTGVFYIDTQKPNFVDLLHITETPLAHLPQEVVRPPKRALDEVMESLR, from the coding sequence ATGGCGACCACTCCAACATCCACTCCGGCCCCGAAGACGAACCGGCTCGGACTGCAGGTTATCGACTATCGCGGCGGCAAGACTACTCTATGCGCCGGCTGCGGTCACAACGCGATCTCCGAGCGCGTGATCGACGCCATGTACGAAATGGGCGTGCAGCCCGAGCGCGTGCTCAAGCTATCTGGAATCGGCTGCTCATCGAAGACCCCGGCTTATTTCATCAGCCGTGCGCATAGCTTTAATTCCCTGCATGGTCGCATGCCGTCGGTCGCGACCGGCGCAGTGCTTGCGAATCGCAGCATGCTCTCCATTGGGGTAAGCGGCGACGGCGATACTGCGTCGATCGGCATGGGACAGTTCATCCATCTCATGCGGCGCAATCTACCGATCATCTACATCATCGAAGACAACGGCGTATATGGATTGACTAAAGGTCAATTCTCCGCAACCGCCGACCTGGGATCAAAACAGAAGTCGGGAGTGATCAATGATCTGCCTGCGATCGACACATGTGCGCTGGCGATCCAGATGGGCGCAACCTTCGTTGGGCGATCCTTCTCGGGCGACAAGAAGCAATTGCTCACGATGCTGAAGGCGGCTATTGCGCATCGGGGAACGGTGATGCTCGACGTGATATCGCCCTGCGTCACGTTCAATGACCATGAGGGCTCGACCAAGTCCTACAAATACGTTCAGGAGCACGAGGAGGCGATCTCTGAGGCCGGATTTGTGCCGCACTTCGAGGATATCGCGGTCGATTACGATCCCGGATCGACATTCGATGTGCAAATGCACGACGGTTCCCATCTGCGTCTGCGCAAGCTGCACGAGGATTACGATCCCACCAACAAGACGAACGCAGTGAAGAACCTGATGGAAGCGCATGAGAAAGGCGAGGTTCTCACTGGAGTGTTCTATATCGATACGCAGAAGCCAAACTTCGTTGATCTGCTGCACATCACGGAGACGCCGCTTGCGCATCTGCCGCAGGAGGTTGTGCGTCCACCCAAGCGCGCGTTGGACGAGGTGATGGAGAGCCTGAGGTAG
- the hpnA gene encoding hopanoid-associated sugar epimerase — protein sequence MKVFVTGATGFVGSHVAELLQQQGAELRLLVRRGSRTDNIDSLRADRVEGDLGDFSSLSRGMSGCEVVFHVAADYRLWVRNPHEMYRANVDGTLSVIDAARQAGVKRVVYTSSVATMGFLSDGTVVDEDTPVDISHMIGHYKRSKFMAEQAALAAGRGGAPVVVVNPTTPIGERDIKPTPTGRIIVDFLNRNFPAYVDTGLNLVDVKEVARGHLLAMEKAKPGERYILGGENLTLKHILDMLSAITGLPSPSMKVPHAVALGFAAFDQFFTGTLRRKEPRATVEAVRMGRKKMFASSAKAERELGYRAAPVEDALRRASKWFAHHGYVRQPVPAAMGVAS from the coding sequence ATGAAAGTATTCGTCACAGGTGCAACCGGATTTGTCGGCAGCCATGTTGCTGAGCTGCTTCAACAGCAGGGGGCGGAGCTGCGCCTGCTGGTGCGCCGAGGCAGTCGAACGGACAACATCGACTCTCTTCGCGCCGATCGCGTTGAGGGTGATCTCGGCGATTTCTCTTCTCTGAGTCGCGGGATGTCGGGCTGCGAAGTTGTGTTTCACGTTGCTGCCGATTACCGATTGTGGGTGCGCAATCCCCATGAGATGTACCGCGCTAATGTTGACGGAACTCTCTCGGTGATCGATGCCGCGCGCCAGGCGGGTGTAAAGCGCGTTGTCTACACGAGCTCAGTCGCGACGATGGGATTTTTGTCTGACGGTACGGTCGTGGACGAAGACACGCCGGTCGATATTTCGCACATGATCGGCCATTACAAGCGTTCGAAGTTCATGGCGGAGCAAGCTGCGCTGGCAGCTGGCCGGGGAGGAGCGCCGGTAGTGGTGGTGAATCCGACAACACCGATTGGTGAGCGCGACATCAAGCCGACTCCGACTGGGCGGATCATCGTAGACTTTCTCAATCGTAACTTTCCCGCATACGTGGATACCGGACTCAATCTCGTCGATGTGAAGGAAGTTGCGCGCGGACACCTGCTCGCGATGGAGAAGGCCAAACCTGGCGAACGATACATTCTGGGTGGGGAGAACCTTACGCTGAAGCACATTCTAGACATGCTGTCGGCGATCACCGGATTGCCATCTCCGAGTATGAAGGTACCGCACGCTGTGGCACTCGGCTTCGCTGCATTTGATCAATTCTTTACCGGCACGCTGCGCCGCAAGGAGCCGCGGGCAACCGTGGAGGCCGTCCGCATGGGACGCAAGAAAATGTTTGCCTCCTCTGCCAAGGCAGAACGCGAACTGGGATATCGCGCAGCGCCGGTGGAGGACGCATTGCGCCGGGCCTCGAAGTGGTTCGCACACCACGGATACGTGCGCCAGCCCGTACCGGCTGCAATGGGAGTTGCGAGCTGA
- a CDS encoding YciI family protein yields the protein MKYLCTVFFDEKKLTALSKRESDALTAESLAYNEVLQKKGRFIVAQALQPVRAASTVRIKRGKISVIDGPFAETKEQIGGFILIDAKDLKEAIRVASKIPIIRLGGVEVRPIQELSV from the coding sequence ATGAAGTACCTGTGCACAGTCTTTTTTGATGAGAAGAAACTGACTGCCTTATCGAAGCGCGAGTCGGATGCTCTAACGGCTGAATCGCTCGCCTATAACGAAGTGCTGCAGAAAAAAGGCCGATTTATCGTCGCTCAAGCGCTTCAACCCGTTCGAGCTGCCAGCACTGTACGGATAAAGAGAGGCAAGATATCGGTAATTGATGGTCCTTTTGCTGAGACGAAAGAGCAAATTGGCGGATTCATCCTGATTGACGCCAAGGATCTGAAGGAGGCCATCCGCGTGGCATCAAAGATCCCCATCATTCGTCTCGGTGGCGTCGAAGTTCGCCCGATACAAGAACTATCAGTGTAG
- a CDS encoding FG-GAP repeat protein produces MAIVNQLVSHHDKTFPVVSRRAGVATIMFLFLLVGSSLIHAQATRTQQSEQILQPGGDTVEHDTFGTGVAISGNTMVIGAENADGNEVGAGAAFIFDKIGDNWVQTARIFAADGHAQPLPSEPGKFESDSFGLSVAISGDTVVVGAPDHIHPGIGGPSARVGAVYVFQRLNGVWTQQAELFSPNPNVHDNFGGQQGNSLAGGVGISGNTIVVADAGNFQFNNIPAGIDVFNRINGTWTFTTQLTVPADFSFFPNSLAFDGKTLAVGSNISDTLTAPFAGVAYVFQFNDGQWSAPMTLAADDATSGAQFGNGVGLSGNLIVVGANFAPGATSQSGAAYIFAGEGDSWRQKAKLISNDGQDFDQFGVTIAVSGRTVLVSASNHTPPVADATAGGAAYVFRHRDGGWQQTDELFASDAIGGGDFGASVAIQDNTLIVGADGQHPPVEGYPGGEAYVFRLNPE; encoded by the coding sequence GTGGCGATTGTGAATCAGTTAGTCAGTCATCACGACAAAACTTTTCCGGTGGTCTCGCGAAGGGCCGGCGTTGCGACCATCATGTTCCTTTTTCTCCTAGTCGGTTCGTCTTTGATTCATGCGCAGGCGACAAGAACGCAGCAAAGCGAGCAGATCCTCCAACCGGGCGGCGACACGGTCGAGCACGACACGTTCGGGACTGGCGTCGCGATTAGCGGCAATACTATGGTTATCGGCGCCGAAAACGCCGACGGAAATGAGGTTGGTGCGGGAGCTGCCTTCATTTTTGACAAGATCGGCGACAACTGGGTGCAGACTGCGAGGATATTCGCGGCCGATGGGCACGCGCAACCTTTGCCAAGCGAGCCGGGCAAGTTTGAGTCTGATTCGTTCGGTTTAAGCGTTGCAATCAGCGGAGATACTGTCGTCGTCGGTGCTCCGGATCACATCCATCCCGGCATAGGGGGACCCTCTGCAAGAGTCGGGGCTGTCTACGTGTTTCAGCGTCTGAATGGCGTCTGGACTCAGCAAGCGGAGCTGTTCTCACCAAATCCTAATGTCCACGACAATTTTGGAGGTCAGCAGGGCAACTCCCTTGCAGGAGGCGTCGGCATCAGCGGGAACACGATCGTCGTGGCAGATGCCGGCAACTTCCAGTTCAACAACATCCCCGCGGGCATCGATGTTTTTAACCGCATAAACGGTACCTGGACCTTCACCACTCAGCTGACCGTACCGGCTGATTTCTCGTTCTTTCCCAACAGTCTGGCCTTTGATGGAAAGACGCTGGCGGTCGGCTCAAACATCAGCGATACCTTGACCGCTCCTTTCGCCGGAGTGGCTTACGTCTTCCAGTTCAACGACGGTCAATGGTCTGCCCCAATGACCTTGGCTGCCGATGATGCGACGTCCGGAGCCCAATTCGGGAACGGAGTCGGCCTCAGCGGCAACTTGATTGTCGTTGGCGCGAACTTCGCACCGGGTGCTACGTCGCAGTCGGGCGCAGCTTACATTTTTGCTGGTGAAGGAGATTCCTGGCGACAGAAAGCCAAGCTTATCTCCAACGACGGGCAGGACTTCGACCAGTTTGGAGTCACCATCGCCGTCAGCGGACGAACGGTGCTTGTGAGCGCAAGCAATCACACGCCGCCGGTCGCAGACGCTACAGCGGGCGGCGCGGCATATGTATTTCGTCACAGAGATGGCGGATGGCAGCAGACCGACGAGCTCTTTGCCAGTGACGCTATTGGAGGAGGAGACTTCGGCGCCAGCGTCGCGATTCAAGACAACACCCTCATCGTGGGAGCCGATGGTCAGCATCCCCCGGTGGAGGGCTATCCCGGTGGGGAGGCTTATGTCTTTCGCCTGAATCCTGAGTAG